The following coding sequences are from one Solea solea chromosome 4, fSolSol10.1, whole genome shotgun sequence window:
- the emsy gene encoding BRCA2-interacting transcriptional repressor EMSY isoform X4 produces the protein MPMIQLEKPVLTGTMPVVWPTILDLGRDECKRILRKLELEAYAGVISALRAQGDLTKDKKDLLAELTKILGISTERHRAEVRRAVNDERLTTIAYHMSGPNSSSEWSIEGRRLVPLLPRLVPQTAFTVTANAVASATANQNASLPLPAETGNKEVVVCYSYTSTTCTSTSATSTTGAVGATVKSPRPPSPSSNVVVLPSGSTVYVKSVSCSDEDEKPRKRRRTSSSSSSPVMLKEVTKVPPPVSKSIAVPVSGSPKMSNIMQSIANSLPPHLSPVKITFTKPTIQTTNTTTQKVIIVTTSPSSNFVPNILSKSHAHNHAALAKMGSSSMLTAPTHKQTVVFPASSSPSTIPNTVAVTSMVSSSPSVVMSTVASCAASAAMKVSSARLPSPKTMAGSPTQILAQFPKQQSPKQLQQGSPLGGHGVGQAQTATTSPGAKPTIQIKQESGVKIITQQVQPSKILPKPSSVALSSSSSSPIMVVSSNGAIMTTKLVTQPTASQATYTRPTVSPNIGARISATSGGTTYVKTTSGSIITVVPKSLASLGGKIISSNIVSGTTTKITTIPMTSKPNVIVVQKTTGKGATIQGLPGKNVVTTLLNAGYVAVPQGEKSLQAVQGTKPAIITASRPITKMIVTQPKGLSAGSQSTATKIIPTKIVYGQQGKTQVLIKPKPVFQTAVMSEQTRQLVTETLQQVTRSADVGQASSSDGAAKDEVAAFTEASSLASEASQEVQPVVHVLSTREQDWTEQEVSVESSPTIIYQEVSAGESQSAASTIKALLELQQQTTVKEKAESKPRQHTIDLSQLAVPIQLSQEKKTSPESPRPSTSEAEPSSEFITAGKVSRVGVSLEGGDFKAAAAAVVVVSSAAAVSHSHSHVASDSHSKPVVEVSELEGDTLDPQTGLFYRSTQPATESVKQTTLSAGTQPPPPPPPPPPSQSEAEPSRHTSTTTQATPPPPQPPPPPPQLQSKPQLSQPSSSSAAFPSTPPLTKKLPKLREQSQPKPQTLTPVPKDRPVTAPAQPGAKVITAATPPKHLVTPQLPKLQQAPTSHHRPLHTPMSHPPPLQAHHPVSTDKTTPGQQPIITQSATVTKITFGSSHHSSPVYSSGEATAKLVPESSSGHSGDKPSVSDILKISMMEAEIDPSTEPMVVDSSSDCGPLGKSLDAQAVSGTLDSGQFISSSGASMHHSHAKPQQFSCMQGLATQSSKDDIEVIEVIPQYSILPDSSQSNVVVEPSGFLEITNYTSQQLEEDSPMEQEVDSSNDEATAASPPDQP, from the exons ATG CCCATGATTCAGCTGGAGAAACCAGTCCTGACTGGTACCATGCCAGTGGTATGGCCGACCATCCTTGACCTGGGCAGGGATGAGTGCAAAAGAATTCTGCGTAAACTGG AGCTGGAGGCTTATGCTGGGGTTATAAGCGCGTTGAGAGCTCAAGGAGACCTGACAAAGGACAAGAAGGACCTCTTGGCTGAACTCACAAAAATCCTTGG TATCTCAACTGAGCGCCATCGCGCTGAAGTCCGCAGGGCTGTCAACGATGAACGCCTCACCACCATCGCATATCA CATGTCCGGCCCCAACAGCTCGTCGGAATGGTCCATCGAAGGACGACGGCTTGTTCCTCTGCTGCCGAGGCTTGTCCCTCAGACAGCTTTTACTGTCACCGCTAACGCTGTGGCCAGTGCCACAGCCAATCAGAACGCATCCCTTCCTCTGCCGGCCGAGACGGGAAACAAAGAAG TGGTTGTGTGTTACTCCTACACAAGCACCACGTGCACCTCCACCAGCGCGACATCGACCACCGGTGCTGTGGGAGCCACGGTGAAATCCCCGCGACCGCCCAGTCCCTCATCTAACGTGGTGGTGCTGCCCAGTGGGAGCACCGTCTATGTGAAGA GTGTGAGTTGCTCAGACGAAGACGAGAAGCCTCGCAAGCGCAGGCGGACCAGCTCGTCCAGCTCGTCGCCGGTGATGCTGAAGGAGGTGACCAAAGTTCCCCCACCGGTATCCAAGAGCATCGCGGTGCCGGTGAGCGGCAGCCCCAAGATGAGCAACATAATGCAGAGCATCGCTAACTCCCTGCCGCCTCACCTGTCGCCCGTCAAGATCACCTTCACCAAGCCCACTATCCagaccaccaacaccaccacgcAGAAG GTGATCATCGTGACGACTTCGCCGAGCTCAAACTTCGTGCCCAACATCCTGTCCAAGTCCCACGCCCACAACCATGCCGCCTTGGCCAAGATGGGCTCCTCTTCCATGCTAACCGCGCCCACTCATAAGCAGACTGTGGTGTTCCCTGCCAGCTCCAGCCCATCCACTATACCCAACACCGTCGCCGTGACGTCAATGGTCTCCTCGTCTCCCTCAGTCGTCATGTCAACTGTTGCATcgt GTGCTGCGTCAGCTGCCATGAAAGTCTCTTCAGCCAGGCTCCCCTCTCCGAAGACGATGGCGGGTTCACCCACTCAGATCCTGGCCCAGTTCCCCAAACAGCAGTCGCCCAAACAGCTGCAGCAGGGCTCGCCTTTAGGAGGCCACGGTGTCGGTCAGGCTCAGACAGCCACCACCTCACCTGGAGCCAAACCCACCATTCAGATCAAACAAGAGTCTG gagtgaAGATCATCACTCAGCAGGTTCAGCCCAGCAAAATCCTGCCCAAGCCTTCATCGGTGGctctgtccagcagcagctcctctccCATCATGGTCGTCAGTAGCAACGGAGCCATCATGACCACGAAGCTGGTCACTCAGCCCACAG CTTCTCAGGCCACCTACACCAGACCAACAGTCAGCCCCAACATCGGAGCAAGAATATCAGCCACCAGTGGAGGGACCACGTACGTGAAGACGACCAGCGGCAGCATCATCACCGTCGTTCCCAAGTCACTGGCCTCTCTGGGCGGGAAAATCATCAGCAGCAACATCGTGTCTG GAACCACGACGAAGATCACGACCATCCCCATGACCTCCAAGCCGAACGTCATCGTGGTTCAGAAAACAACGGGAAAAGGAGCGACCATTCAAGGACTGCCCGGCAAGAACGTGGTCACCACACTTTTGAATGCTGGG TATGTTGCTGTTCCTCAGGGTGAGAAGAGCCTACAGGCTGTTCAGGGCACCAAACCCGCCATCATCACCGCCTCCAGACCCATCACCAAGATGATCGTCACCCAGCCCAAAGGCCTCAGCGCCGGATCCCAGTCCACTGCCACCAAGATCATCCCCACCAAGATCGTCTACGGTCAGCAGGGCAAGACGCAG gttCTCATCAAGCCAAAGCCAGTGTTCCAGACGGCGGTGATGAGTGAACAGACGAGGCAGCTGGTGACAGAGACGCTGCAGCAGGTGACCCGCTCTGCTGATGTGGGTCAGGCGTCGAGCTCGGACGGGGCCGCGAAGGACGAAGTCGCCGCCTTCACAGAAGCGAGCAGCTTAGCGAGTGAGGCTTCACAAG AAGTGCAGCCCGTCGTGCACGTGTTGTCCACCAGGGAGCAGGATTGGACCGAGCAGGAAGTGTCCGTGGAGTCGAGTCCCACTATCATCTATCAGGAGGTTTCTGCCGGGGAATCCCAGTCTGCCGCTTCCACCATCAAAGCCctgctggagctgcagcagcagacgaCCG TTAAGGAGAAGGCCGAGTCCAAACCAAGGCAGCACACGATCGACCTGAGCCAACTGGCCGTGCCCATCCAGCTGTCGCAGGAGAAGAAGACCAGCCCGGAGTCTCCCAGACCGTCCACCTCAGAGGCCGAACCCAGCAGCGAGTTCATCACAGCAG GTAAAGTCAGCAGAGTGGGCGTGTCCTTGGAGGGCGGCGACTTTAaagcggcggcggcggccgtCGTCGTCGTCTCGTCCGCAGCTGCGgtttcacacagtcacagccatGTG GCGTCTGACAGTCACAGTAAACCTGTGGTCGAGGTCAGCGAGCTGGAAGGCGACACCTTAGACCCTCAGACAGGTTTGTTCTACCGCTCCACACAACCAGCCACAGAGTCCGTGAAGCAAACCACCCTCTCTGCAGGCACTCAGCcgccaccgccaccaccaccgcctCCTCCGAGCCAGTCTGAGGCCGAGCCGAGCCGtcacacctccaccaccacacaggcaacacctccacctccacaacCGCCGCCACCTCCACCTCAACTTCAAAGCAAACCTCAGCTGAGTCAGCCGTCCTCTTCCTCCGCCGCCTTCCCTTCCACTCCTCCTCTGACCAAGAAACTCCCTAAACTACGTGAGCAGAGTCAGCCCAAACCGCAGACTTTAACTCCGGTTCCCAAAGACAGACCCGTGACTGCGCCGGCCCAGCCGGGGGCAAAGGTCATCACCGCGGCAACGCCGCCCAAGCACCTGGTGACGCCACAGCTCCCGAAGCTCCAGCAGGCGCCCACGTCCCACCACCGACCACTGCACACACCCATGtcccaccctcctcctctgcaggcgCATCACCCTGTCAGTACTGACAAGACCACACCGGGCCAG CAACCAATCATCACACAGAGTGCAACTGTCACCAAGATCACGTTCGGCAGCTCCCACCATTCATCGCCCGTCTACAGCAGCGGCGAGGCCACAGCCAAGCTGGTCCCCGAGTCCAGCTCTGGACACTCGGGAGACAAACCCTCAGTGTCGGACATCCTGAAGATCTCCATGATGGAGGCGGAGATCGACCCCAGCACAGAGCCCATGGTGGTGGATTCCTCCAGCGACTGCGGCCCCCTGGGTAAATCCCTGGACGCCCAGGCGGTGTCCGGCACTCTGGACTCTGGTCAGTTCATCAGCAGCTCCGGAGCATCCATGCATCACTCCCACGCCAAACCACAGCAGTTCAGCTGCATGCAGGGCCTCGCCACTCAGAGCAGCAAAGACGACATCGAGGTGATTGAG GTGATTCCTCAGTACTCCATCCTGCCGGACTCCAGCCAGTCCAACGTGGTGGTGGAGCCCAGCGGCTTCCTGGAGATCACCAACTACACCAGccagcagctggaggaggacagTCCCATGGAGCAGGAGGTGGACAGCAGCAACGACGAGGCCACGGCCGCCAGCCCGCCCGACCAGCCGTGA
- the emsy gene encoding BRCA2-interacting transcriptional repressor EMSY isoform X6, whose translation MPMIQLEKPVLTGTMPVVWPTILDLGRDECKRILRKLELEAYAGVISALRAQGDLTKDKKDLLAELTKILGISTERHRAEVRRAVNDERLTTIAYHMSGPNSSSEWSIEGRRLVPLLPRLVPQTAFTVTANAVASATANQNASLPLPAETGNKEVVVCYSYTSTTCTSTSATSTTGAVGATVKSPRPPSPSSNVVVLPSGSTVYVKSVSCSDEDEKPRKRRRTSSSSSSPVMLKEVTKVPPPVSKSIAVPVSGSPKMSNIMQSIANSLPPHLSPVKITFTKPTIQTTNTTTQKVIIVTTSPSSNFVPNILSKSHAHNHAALAKMGSSSMLTAPTHKQTVVFPASSSPSTIPNTVAVTSMVSSSPSVVMSTVASCAASAAMKVSSARLPSPKTMAGSPTQILAQFPKQQSPKQLQQGSPLGGHGVGQAQTATTSPGAKPTIQIKQESGVKIITQQVQPSKILPKPSSVALSSSSSSPIMVVSSNGAIMTTKLVTQPTASQATYTRPTVSPNIGARISATSGGTTYVKTTSGSIITVVPKSLASLGGKIISSNIVSGTTTKITTIPMTSKPNVIVVQKTTGKGATIQGLPGKNVVTTLLNAGGEKSLQAVQGTKPAIITASRPITKMIVTQPKGLSAGSQSTATKIIPTKIVYGQQGKTQVLIKPKPVFQTAVMSEQTRQLVTETLQQVTRSADVGQASSSDGAAKDEVAAFTEASSLASEASQEVQPVVHVLSTREQDWTEQEVSVESSPTIIYQEVSAGESQSAASTIKALLELQQQTTVKEKAESKPRQHTIDLSQLAVPIQLSQEKKTSPESPRPSTSEAEPSSEFITAGKVSRVGVSLEGGDFKAAAAAVVVVSSAAAVSHSHSHVASDSHSKPVVEVSELEGDTLDPQTGLFYRSTQPATESVKQTTLSAGTQPPPPPPPPPPSQSEAEPSRHTSTTTQATPPPPQPPPPPPQLQSKPQLSQPSSSSAAFPSTPPLTKKLPKLREQSQPKPQTLTPVPKDRPVTAPAQPGAKVITAATPPKHLVTPQLPKLQQAPTSHHRPLHTPMSHPPPLQAHHPVSTDKTTPGQQPIITQSATVTKITFGSSHHSSPVYSSGEATAKLVPESSSGHSGDKPSVSDILKISMMEAEIDPSTEPMVVDSSSDCGPLGKSLDAQAVSGTLDSGQFISSSGASMHHSHAKPQQFSCMQGLATQSSKDDIEVIEVIPQYSILPDSSQSNVVVEPSGFLEITNYTSQQLEEDSPMEQEVDSSNDEATAASPPDQP comes from the exons ATG CCCATGATTCAGCTGGAGAAACCAGTCCTGACTGGTACCATGCCAGTGGTATGGCCGACCATCCTTGACCTGGGCAGGGATGAGTGCAAAAGAATTCTGCGTAAACTGG AGCTGGAGGCTTATGCTGGGGTTATAAGCGCGTTGAGAGCTCAAGGAGACCTGACAAAGGACAAGAAGGACCTCTTGGCTGAACTCACAAAAATCCTTGG TATCTCAACTGAGCGCCATCGCGCTGAAGTCCGCAGGGCTGTCAACGATGAACGCCTCACCACCATCGCATATCA CATGTCCGGCCCCAACAGCTCGTCGGAATGGTCCATCGAAGGACGACGGCTTGTTCCTCTGCTGCCGAGGCTTGTCCCTCAGACAGCTTTTACTGTCACCGCTAACGCTGTGGCCAGTGCCACAGCCAATCAGAACGCATCCCTTCCTCTGCCGGCCGAGACGGGAAACAAAGAAG TGGTTGTGTGTTACTCCTACACAAGCACCACGTGCACCTCCACCAGCGCGACATCGACCACCGGTGCTGTGGGAGCCACGGTGAAATCCCCGCGACCGCCCAGTCCCTCATCTAACGTGGTGGTGCTGCCCAGTGGGAGCACCGTCTATGTGAAGA GTGTGAGTTGCTCAGACGAAGACGAGAAGCCTCGCAAGCGCAGGCGGACCAGCTCGTCCAGCTCGTCGCCGGTGATGCTGAAGGAGGTGACCAAAGTTCCCCCACCGGTATCCAAGAGCATCGCGGTGCCGGTGAGCGGCAGCCCCAAGATGAGCAACATAATGCAGAGCATCGCTAACTCCCTGCCGCCTCACCTGTCGCCCGTCAAGATCACCTTCACCAAGCCCACTATCCagaccaccaacaccaccacgcAGAAG GTGATCATCGTGACGACTTCGCCGAGCTCAAACTTCGTGCCCAACATCCTGTCCAAGTCCCACGCCCACAACCATGCCGCCTTGGCCAAGATGGGCTCCTCTTCCATGCTAACCGCGCCCACTCATAAGCAGACTGTGGTGTTCCCTGCCAGCTCCAGCCCATCCACTATACCCAACACCGTCGCCGTGACGTCAATGGTCTCCTCGTCTCCCTCAGTCGTCATGTCAACTGTTGCATcgt GTGCTGCGTCAGCTGCCATGAAAGTCTCTTCAGCCAGGCTCCCCTCTCCGAAGACGATGGCGGGTTCACCCACTCAGATCCTGGCCCAGTTCCCCAAACAGCAGTCGCCCAAACAGCTGCAGCAGGGCTCGCCTTTAGGAGGCCACGGTGTCGGTCAGGCTCAGACAGCCACCACCTCACCTGGAGCCAAACCCACCATTCAGATCAAACAAGAGTCTG gagtgaAGATCATCACTCAGCAGGTTCAGCCCAGCAAAATCCTGCCCAAGCCTTCATCGGTGGctctgtccagcagcagctcctctccCATCATGGTCGTCAGTAGCAACGGAGCCATCATGACCACGAAGCTGGTCACTCAGCCCACAG CTTCTCAGGCCACCTACACCAGACCAACAGTCAGCCCCAACATCGGAGCAAGAATATCAGCCACCAGTGGAGGGACCACGTACGTGAAGACGACCAGCGGCAGCATCATCACCGTCGTTCCCAAGTCACTGGCCTCTCTGGGCGGGAAAATCATCAGCAGCAACATCGTGTCTG GAACCACGACGAAGATCACGACCATCCCCATGACCTCCAAGCCGAACGTCATCGTGGTTCAGAAAACAACGGGAAAAGGAGCGACCATTCAAGGACTGCCCGGCAAGAACGTGGTCACCACACTTTTGAATGCTGGG GGTGAGAAGAGCCTACAGGCTGTTCAGGGCACCAAACCCGCCATCATCACCGCCTCCAGACCCATCACCAAGATGATCGTCACCCAGCCCAAAGGCCTCAGCGCCGGATCCCAGTCCACTGCCACCAAGATCATCCCCACCAAGATCGTCTACGGTCAGCAGGGCAAGACGCAG gttCTCATCAAGCCAAAGCCAGTGTTCCAGACGGCGGTGATGAGTGAACAGACGAGGCAGCTGGTGACAGAGACGCTGCAGCAGGTGACCCGCTCTGCTGATGTGGGTCAGGCGTCGAGCTCGGACGGGGCCGCGAAGGACGAAGTCGCCGCCTTCACAGAAGCGAGCAGCTTAGCGAGTGAGGCTTCACAAG AAGTGCAGCCCGTCGTGCACGTGTTGTCCACCAGGGAGCAGGATTGGACCGAGCAGGAAGTGTCCGTGGAGTCGAGTCCCACTATCATCTATCAGGAGGTTTCTGCCGGGGAATCCCAGTCTGCCGCTTCCACCATCAAAGCCctgctggagctgcagcagcagacgaCCG TTAAGGAGAAGGCCGAGTCCAAACCAAGGCAGCACACGATCGACCTGAGCCAACTGGCCGTGCCCATCCAGCTGTCGCAGGAGAAGAAGACCAGCCCGGAGTCTCCCAGACCGTCCACCTCAGAGGCCGAACCCAGCAGCGAGTTCATCACAGCAG GTAAAGTCAGCAGAGTGGGCGTGTCCTTGGAGGGCGGCGACTTTAaagcggcggcggcggccgtCGTCGTCGTCTCGTCCGCAGCTGCGgtttcacacagtcacagccatGTG GCGTCTGACAGTCACAGTAAACCTGTGGTCGAGGTCAGCGAGCTGGAAGGCGACACCTTAGACCCTCAGACAGGTTTGTTCTACCGCTCCACACAACCAGCCACAGAGTCCGTGAAGCAAACCACCCTCTCTGCAGGCACTCAGCcgccaccgccaccaccaccgcctCCTCCGAGCCAGTCTGAGGCCGAGCCGAGCCGtcacacctccaccaccacacaggcaacacctccacctccacaacCGCCGCCACCTCCACCTCAACTTCAAAGCAAACCTCAGCTGAGTCAGCCGTCCTCTTCCTCCGCCGCCTTCCCTTCCACTCCTCCTCTGACCAAGAAACTCCCTAAACTACGTGAGCAGAGTCAGCCCAAACCGCAGACTTTAACTCCGGTTCCCAAAGACAGACCCGTGACTGCGCCGGCCCAGCCGGGGGCAAAGGTCATCACCGCGGCAACGCCGCCCAAGCACCTGGTGACGCCACAGCTCCCGAAGCTCCAGCAGGCGCCCACGTCCCACCACCGACCACTGCACACACCCATGtcccaccctcctcctctgcaggcgCATCACCCTGTCAGTACTGACAAGACCACACCGGGCCAG CAACCAATCATCACACAGAGTGCAACTGTCACCAAGATCACGTTCGGCAGCTCCCACCATTCATCGCCCGTCTACAGCAGCGGCGAGGCCACAGCCAAGCTGGTCCCCGAGTCCAGCTCTGGACACTCGGGAGACAAACCCTCAGTGTCGGACATCCTGAAGATCTCCATGATGGAGGCGGAGATCGACCCCAGCACAGAGCCCATGGTGGTGGATTCCTCCAGCGACTGCGGCCCCCTGGGTAAATCCCTGGACGCCCAGGCGGTGTCCGGCACTCTGGACTCTGGTCAGTTCATCAGCAGCTCCGGAGCATCCATGCATCACTCCCACGCCAAACCACAGCAGTTCAGCTGCATGCAGGGCCTCGCCACTCAGAGCAGCAAAGACGACATCGAGGTGATTGAG GTGATTCCTCAGTACTCCATCCTGCCGGACTCCAGCCAGTCCAACGTGGTGGTGGAGCCCAGCGGCTTCCTGGAGATCACCAACTACACCAGccagcagctggaggaggacagTCCCATGGAGCAGGAGGTGGACAGCAGCAACGACGAGGCCACGGCCGCCAGCCCGCCCGACCAGCCGTGA